The following proteins come from a genomic window of Anabas testudineus chromosome 3, fAnaTes1.2, whole genome shotgun sequence:
- the LOC113174775 gene encoding regulator of G-protein signaling 9-binding protein, whose translation MGKEECKTMLDALNKVTACYRHLVIALGSTSDSQNLREELKRTRKKAQELAVANRTKLTSLLKDKTISKEDRSEYERLWVLFSSTMELLEVDMKRSLEIGQDFPLKVPTRHLIQTGMTGSTTSVASRAMSVQNMKYEADSNIDTADLRDLQTEICQVSQMMEEMEMKVQVAPWAVEAKQEAGAELKSNMSVGNSSVGVISICEEEPKEEEGGGSRDAGFGSICAVVIFFVIVTVAVVLGYLVVNMS comes from the coding sequence ATGGGCAAAGAGGAGTGCAAAACGATGCTGGACGCTTTGAACAAAGTCACTGCCTGCTACAGGCATTTGGTCATCGCCCTGGGAAGCACGTCCGACTCGCAGAACCTGCgagaggagctgaagaggaCGCGCAAAAAGGCCCAGGAGCTGGCCGTGGCCAACAGGACTAAACTGACCTCCCTGCTCAAAGATAAGACCATCAGCAAAGAGGACCGGTCCGAGTACGAGCGCCTATGGGTGCTGTTCTCCAGCACCATGGAGCTCCTGGAGGTGGACATGAAGAGGTCCCTGGAGATAGGGCAAGATTTCCCCCTCAAGGTGCCGACGAGACACCTCATCCAGACGGGGATGACCGGCAGCACCACCAGCGTGGCGTCCCGGGCCATGAGCGTGCAGAACATGAAGTACGAGGCAGACAGCAACATCGACACGGCGGACCTCAGGGACCTGCAGACGGAGATCTGCCAGGTGAGCCAGAtgatggaggagatggagatgaaggTGCAGGTGGCGCCGTGGGCCGTCGAGGCGAAGCAGGAGGCAGGCGCGGAGCTGAAGTCCAACATGAGCGTAGGGAATTCCTCCGTGGGTGTCATCTCCATCTGCGAGGAGGAGCCCAAAGAGGAAGAGGGTGGAGGCAGCAGGGATGCTGGGTTCGGGTCGATCTGCGCTGTGGTTATATTCTTTGTCATCGTCACTGTGGCTGTGGTTCTAGGATATTTGGTCGTCAACATGTCCTGA